Genomic window (Daucus carota subsp. sativus chromosome 5, DH1 v3.0, whole genome shotgun sequence):
GAGTATGAATcactaaatataaatgatatctCATGACAAATTGTATCATGAAATtagtaaataattattcttaCTAAGttgttaaaaacttaaaattaatacTTATTTCATCTTACCCTTAGTTCCATCCGGGAAACATAAGGTCTTTTGTTGGTATCATGAGAAATATTTACTTTTCCACGTTTCTCTCCACATTTAGTCCACTCTTTACGAACATATGATTTATTCCACATATCATTCATGTCATCAGGAGAAGCTCTAGAGTCCCATATCATACCAGCAATGCCTACTCCATCAAGTAAAGTTCAAGTAATCATTCTCGATACAGATGTAGTATAAAGTAAGAAATATTGTTAATCCCCAATTAACAAGTAaactattactccctctgtcctgcTAGgaagtttacgttcactgtttgcacgtattttgagactcttataaagtatagttcaataatgtttattttttttttttgaataaaagtttaaatgtcaAACTTTTCTTcaggattttttaaaaaaaaccatTATGAAAGTATACTAtataggagtctcaaaatgtgtgtcaaaaagtaacgtaaataacctggtgggacggagggagtatgtaacaATTCATTGTGTGAATTTTTGGTGTTAGTATAGCTACGACATGAATAAAAACTAATTTGACAAGGATAATTGCTTTACAAGTAGATATTTGAAACATTGTGTTCAATATGTGAATTACATGAGTATGAATAGATATTACCTGATCTAATAAAGAAATATGTCAAGttatatataatgtgtatcaGTAAATACTCTTGTCATGAAAAGAATACACGCAGCATGAAAATTCTAAGATAAAAAGTGCCAAATAGAACATGTGCTTTGTTCCCTGTATTCTCATTgtacaaacaaaaaaatttaataaaaaaaggaGTACATTGCAGATTGCACTATGATGAAATCAACTTTAATTTTGTGACAGCTTAGTTGTTAATATTAACACTTAATAACACTTTTACGTCAAATTTGTTGTACATCGCCACAAGTTGATGGATAGAAGTATAATGAACAACTCATTTTCCTTCATTCATACTCTTGGATCTAGCATAGACACATACACATTcgaaataaattgaaaaattatttgaatgcATCAATCCAAAAATCTAGAACAAATTGCTCCATGTAAGATCTCATATTTTCCCCTTTGTTTGTACTgtggggtgtgtgtgtgtgtgtgtaacatATTTGGATATAAATTAGGTTTCCAACTTACCCCGAAACTTCAATTCAAGAAATTTGGATGAAGACCAGCCACCAAATCGAAATCATTCATGTCGTTAATTTAGTGGTCTTCAGTATCCCGGAACATGTAGCAGTGGCAGCAACaacagaaaaataaatttggtttctactattaaatttaaattaaaaattttgattccATCGATGACTTTTTAAGGTTGCTGGGataagaaattataaaattaaataaggaTTCTTAGACGAAGTATATAACTTCCTTGTTCAAGGTGACCCCTATGTTACTATACACGTTGGTGATAGTTATGTGATTTTCAGGGGTTCCATATTCTTTTCTAGGTGATTACGTTAAATAAtatagattttatattattttggttATATTTGTGAGAAAATAAACAACATATTAGCTGATGTGAGGTATTGATGTTGATGCCGAAAGGTTCAAGATACTAGACCAAATGTCTCCTACTCAGTCAATGGTGACCAATAATAATGACAGAAGTCCctaatatgtatttttataaaatattaagacGACCAAATGTACAATATATAAAGTAACAATCAAACTGTCACAAAAATAAAGTTCATGCCATTAAAGTGCAATTTACttgaacattaataaaatacataatcaGATTGCAGAGTGATTCAAACGGTTGGTAAAAAATGACAAGCATAAAATTATTCAATCATTGggataaaaaaaagaattagatttaacaaattttaattactCATTAAATAATACTTTGCTTATTTGTTTCTGGGATAGTAGAAGATGGACCCGCTAGTGTTGGATgaacatcaaaaaaatttctGCAAAAAGAGTATGAGTTGAAAAAAGTTAGAAGTCCTACTAGGatctaatatcatcaacatccCATTAGAGGAAACTAGCATTTAATAtgtgtttttctaatttaaaataaaaactctcTCACCATGACTAAAATAATACGACGCATCACGGTAATAACATTCATTCATCCAACAACCCATATcatgataaaacatataataatattttttttcacatttataaaatttatgatgcaAGACAATAGAGTTTAATTGATTGAATTAGCTCTAGATCTCCATATGTATCTCAACTGGACATCCATGTGAAGTTGACACTGTTAACTAAGATTATCACCATGTCACATACGTgttacaaataatatgagaataTGTTTTTGCATAGAGAAATTTCACATCATCCCATAAATAACTACCTCGATGGAAGACTTTCCTTGACAGAAAGATATCGTTTCCAATATGGTAAAGTTGATTTATGATTGGCTTTCTTTATATCACCTCTGTAAGCCCTAACCATAAACTCTTCACTTCTTTCTCTGCAATATAGTAGATTCAGCATATACCACAAACATATTTTGTTTAAAGCCGTTGTAAAAATTGAGCCAAAATGATATGACTTACTTATGATCATATGTTGACAACCACTTAAGATAGGCAGCACCCAAATAAACATTTACAAAAGGCATGTACAAGGTGTTTGAATCCTTAATCTGATATGCAGTGTATCCCAGTTCTCTGCAAGAAATATATGGCTTTTACTTTTTCATTCTATACAACCTATAAATTCTAAAGAAAGTCAAAATATGTCATGTAACCAACCATTGTGTCTAAATGTTACAATTAGAAATAACTTGAAATTATTTGAATTGATTTAAAGACTTTATTAATTTGAGTTCAAAATAAACTAGTTATGTTTTATATTCGAAAGATCCTACTTTCAAGGAATAATTATAAGTTACTTTAGATGAGTATTAGTGGAATAATGTTATCTACCTTTTAACTTGATTTGTTCACGAAGAGTTTATGATAATACTTACATATGTATCTATTTTTTTGTCGCTAATAATATATACACTTTTTCTCAGatttttttacttatattttactTATGATTTCTTATTAGAAAgctttaacatggtatcagagcattATGATCTTAAAAGCTTATGATGTTATATATGTGTCTGAATTATATAGTGAGACATTTTTGGGCCATGAAAGTATCAGAATAAAAGAGGACCGTGACCCAGATGATTGTGGAACAACAATATTTTTTCATTATGTGCACTTTAAATAGAAGTGCTTCAATAATATTATAGTGCTGGTAGGAAGTGTTCTAAATATAATAGTGTTGGTGAGAAGTACATCAATTTATATAATTGATGAGAACTGCATTAAGACATGATATCGGACACCCAAAAGAAGCTAGTGGCAAGAAGCGCTCCCGCGAAGGAAGTACATCAGtgctaaaaaaattgaattaagagGGAGTGTTGGAAATAATTCGGatttatttaaattgttttagaAAACTTATTAATctgaattcaaataaattagttacgttttaattttaataaatattacttTCAAATAGTTATTATTGGTTTGTTTTAAACGAGTATCAAGAGAATAAGGTTAGCTATTTTTTAGCTTGATTTATTCACACATAGTCTCTCTAAAGACTTACATATGTAGTCTATTTGTATGCTTCatcttaataaaaataattttggtttagtttagtttttcttttattttacttttcatttatttttataaagcaTCAACAAGTACCTGACCAACCACTCAGCAGTTTTCGGAAAAATTTGCATGATACCCATCGTAGAAGCTTTCTTTTTCTTGATGTAATGGGTGCATAGTGGTTGTCTGTCACTTTCAAGTTCAGCAATGGCACATAGCATTTCCTGAGAATAAAAGAGAATGATAAacatgaaaatttgaaaaaaaatgataaacatGAAAATTTGATTGAATTATACCATGTTATCCTACCCATACCTAATTTATCcatattcaaaacaaaaactcaaaatttgaataatctaggataaatgattttttattgTCATATTCATTGTTAAAAATTCCAGCATGGGCATTTTAATAGACTAAAcatgattattatatatactatttcCAATAACTAATGATTAATTGAATCATTTTCGAATATATAAACATGCattaattttaacttaaaaatcttattttattaagaattttactttattacaaaataaataactatgatatatataatatattatataaaaaatttagccaagaTCGAAGACAATGAGATTTAGAAGTAAAGatgtaaaattaatattgataattattatttttataagttttaaattgaagttttgttatttttgtcTTATAATAATCCTATCACACAAAAACATACCGAATCAATTTGGGAAACATAATGTCTGTGGACAATTATCCCGGCTACAGCCTGAAAAAGGAATAagaattatgttatattgagaACAAAGGTGGAAATTAATAATGATACTGAATAATCTAAACTTAAATATGTAACATAATGGTGCCTTACATATTATCAAGTAGATAATCATACCCCCTATATATGCAACGAAATcttagaatataaaaaaaaaattaagaagcaAATAATACATAAGAGTCGAAtgtgatttattttattaagtttattattttttcacctTGTTGATTGTATAAATTGATGTACAAGAGATTCACATGAAACTCCATTGTCTTACTTGTGAGCTATAATATGTCATcgtaaaataacatataatacattataaatttaaaataccatatttatgatatgtagaTAATTTACAAATGCAATACATCAACCTTCATTTCAATTTGTGTCAAAAAAGGGTGACCATCAGGATCACGTGAAAGGTGAACTTTCGATTCTTTGTCCTCTCCAGCATTAATCCATTCATTTTTCACGTCCGGGTCCTTCCACATTGTCTCCAAGTCCTGGGGAGCAACACAATCGTCCCAGTATCTGAAGCTTACAGCCATATCTATAAGCTTACTTGATATCCTGTGATATCTGACTGCAAATATATAGTGGGACATATTTCAATTTCTcattctattaaaaaaaatctacaaGATAGATTATCAACGAACTAAGAcatataatgtatataaattaacaataagGTAATTCATAAGACTACATAGAAGTGTAAAAGCTACTAAGAAGCTAACGGGAAGTGTATTGcttttttgataataaaaaaagagaaaaacaaCTATAATAGTAAAAACTAATGACCTTTTAGTTATTTATAGTACAAACCAGGTTATTTAAAAAATCGAAAAGAAGCACGATATTGGGTAGGAAATTAAATGCTAGCTGG
Coding sequences:
- the LOC108221276 gene encoding uncharacterized protein LOC108221276, encoding MAVSFRYWDDCVAPQDLETMWKDPDVKNEWINAGEDKESKVHLSRDPDGHPFLTQIEMKAVAGIIVHRHYVSQIDSEMLCAIAELESDRQPLCTHYIKKKKASTMGIMQIFPKTAEWLVRELGYTAYQIKDSNTLYMPFVNVYLGAAYLKWLSTYDHKERSEEFMVRAYRGDIKKANHKSTLPYWKRYLSVKESLPSRSGIAGMIWDSRASPDDMNDMWNKSYVRKEWTKCGEKRGKVNISHDTNKRPYVSRMELRGVAEVILTKHFSTQKVQASVLCAMAEIVSMRYLNGVGQRIGLMGIDYPTARWLYRDLDYKAYNVKSVEDLTWPFVSMYFGAAYLSWLTNYEGSERSPQFIVQAYLTGPQNVNLKETGPSWLKFEEAISHYEDLSKVQGDCSIL